One segment of Candidatus Paceibacterota bacterium DNA contains the following:
- a CDS encoding ElyC/SanA/YdcF family protein produces the protein MRKAYELPDNVQAIVNLIGAGKKCAEDVSRTGHVARLVSQIGATGSGLPVVFLNGESEELENMVELAVQADIPPQIIRLQDCGRKGEANTKTQFQALKADLESYALSRIVLVTSTYHVPRVARTAVKHLPPSVWFTVVSDLNDIELYDWEERVGSEIERIIRYVAKGDISAELPA, from the coding sequence ATGAGGAAGGCATACGAGTTACCAGACAACGTACAAGCAATCGTGAACCTGATCGGCGCAGGCAAAAAGTGTGCCGAGGATGTTTCAAGAACTGGTCACGTTGCTCGACTCGTGAGTCAGATTGGAGCAACAGGTTCAGGTCTTCCTGTGGTTTTTCTAAACGGAGAGTCAGAAGAGCTTGAAAATATGGTGGAGCTTGCCGTTCAAGCCGATATTCCGCCTCAGATCATCCGACTCCAAGACTGTGGTCGGAAAGGTGAGGCGAATACCAAAACTCAATTTCAGGCTTTGAAAGCCGACTTGGAGTCGTATGCGCTTTCGCGCATTGTTTTGGTGACAAGCACTTACCATGTTCCCCGGGTCGCAAGAACGGCGGTTAAACACCTCCCGCCGAGTGTCTGGTTTACTGTTGTCTCTGATCTGAACGATATTGAGCTCTACGACTGGGAGGAGAGGGTGGGGAGCGAAATTGAACGGATCATCCGTTACGTCGCAAAGGGAGACATTAGCGCCGAATTGCCGGCATAA
- a CDS encoding glycosyltransferase family protein: protein MKTLCIVQARISSTRLPGKILKEINRKPMLWYVLERLKKSEKIDKIVLATSDHEDDNEVIEFCRGNNQNYFRGSLNDVLKRFADCAREYPEFDTIVRVTGDCPLIDPEVVDEVVSAFKKEKADYASNALKETYPDGIDVEVFTRKSLLESDEEAKLGSEREHVTLYIRNNPKYKKVNIENDQDLSKFRLTVDNPEDFEVIKFLIENYGYELEFKEYCDLLLENPEVMAKNAKIVRNEGLLKSLKEDKK from the coding sequence ATGAAAACTCTCTGTATTGTTCAAGCTAGAATTAGCTCGACTCGTTTACCAGGCAAAATCTTGAAAGAAATAAACAGAAAGCCGATGCTTTGGTATGTTTTGGAACGCCTTAAAAAATCCGAAAAAATTGACAAAATTGTTTTAGCAACGAGTGATCACGAAGATGATAACGAGGTTATAGAGTTTTGTCGCGGGAACAATCAAAATTATTTTCGCGGATCTTTGAACGACGTTTTAAAGCGTTTTGCCGATTGCGCTAGAGAGTATCCAGAGTTTGACACAATTGTTCGCGTTACCGGCGATTGCCCGCTTATTGATCCAGAAGTTGTAGACGAAGTAGTTTCAGCTTTTAAAAAAGAAAAAGCAGACTACGCAAGTAATGCTCTTAAGGAAACTTACCCAGACGGTATTGATGTAGAAGTCTTCACTAGAAAATCTTTGCTTGAATCAGATGAAGAAGCCAAGCTTGGATCTGAAAGGGAACATGTAACTTTGTATATCCGTAATAATCCAAAGTACAAAAAGGTAAATATAGAAAACGATCAAGATCTTTCAAAATTCCGTTTGACCGTCGACAACCCCGAAGATTTTGAAGTAATTAAGTTTTTGATTGAAAATTATGGATATGAGCTTGAATTTAAGGAATACTGCGACTTGCTTCTTGAAAATCCAGAGGTGATGGCAAAGAATGCTAAAATTGTGCGAAATGAAGGTTTGTTAAAATCACTAAAAGAGGACAAAAAATAA
- a CDS encoding Gfo/Idh/MocA family oxidoreductase, translating into MQETKNNTKILIIGFGSIGQRHYRNLVSLGYKNITVFDTDVKKIKYQKLKIKILDKKTLGNFDIAFICNPNHKHVEASIKCAEAGLHLFIEKPLSHDLKGVTKLEKLLKSKKLIDMVACNMRFHPAFLVIKKYIDSGKLGKIYSVDHEFGYYLPYWRPGTDYRKNYAAKNKMGGGIVLDDIHEFDLLFWINNFSPVKKHLIIKEHSGSLKIETEDIAKGIFQFKNGLSGSVSCDYLSKKYHRICRVVGEKGNLSWDWNENIVWLENEKSVKKIFGEKEYDKNEMYIEEVKYFLKSVKEKKKTFNDVTQAKEILKYLI; encoded by the coding sequence ATGCAGGAGACAAAAAATAATACAAAAATTCTAATAATCGGGTTTGGATCGATTGGGCAGAGGCATTACAGGAATCTTGTTTCTCTTGGTTATAAAAACATTACTGTTTTTGATACAGATGTAAAAAAGATCAAATATCAGAAATTAAAGATAAAAATCCTGGATAAGAAAACTTTGGGTAACTTTGATATTGCATTTATTTGCAACCCAAATCATAAACATGTTGAAGCTTCTATTAAATGCGCTGAAGCCGGACTTCATCTTTTTATTGAAAAACCCCTTTCTCATGATTTGAAGGGCGTAACTAAACTGGAAAAACTTTTAAAAAGTAAAAAACTTATAGATATGGTTGCCTGCAATATGCGTTTTCATCCAGCCTTTTTGGTAATCAAAAAATATATTGATAGTGGAAAACTTGGTAAGATTTATAGCGTAGACCACGAGTTCGGATATTATCTTCCATATTGGCGGCCGGGAACTGATTACAGAAAAAACTATGCCGCGAAAAATAAAATGGGCGGAGGGATAGTTTTAGACGATATTCACGAATTTGATCTTCTGTTTTGGATCAATAATTTTTCGCCAGTAAAAAAACACTTAATTATTAAGGAACACAGTGGTAGTTTGAAAATTGAAACAGAAGATATCGCTAAGGGAATTTTTCAGTTTAAAAACGGTTTATCTGGTTCAGTGTCTTGTGATTATTTGTCTAAAAAATATCATAGAATTTGTCGGGTTGTCGGAGAAAAAGGTAATTTATCTTGGGATTGGAATGAGAATATTGTCTGGCTTGAAAATGAGAAGAGTGTAAAGAAAATTTTTGGAGAAAAAGAATACGATAAAAACGAGATGTATATTGAAGAAGTTAAATATTTTTTGAAATCAGTAAAGGAAAAAAAGAAAACTTTTAACGATGTTACCCAAGCTAAAGAAATTTTAAAATACCTGATATGA
- a CDS encoding ABC transporter ATP-binding protein: MIQRYLNSSTTVRFISELLRRFWFLIIPIFLVTFLGALFESFGITILIPFLSSLSGVPYEAPNKVIAFFYGLISRLQVDQSPQVLLLLIFFFFVARASMLWVASFLQNFLSYKLSILLRQNFLLNAYNANWLFLIKQKFGHVQYIMSRDIPQVIDFLSRGIGLLHSSLLLVVYIVFAFMISPLMTAVALGSGLVFMLLLRFVLVAIRRYSRKIIEIEKDFVHYMYQLMTGIKMIKTGISRVFVQRQSDKFATDFTDASLRFSALYPLGTIFFQPLAVLIIFITFFFSYGKPEFNFAVFAVLLYLIYRVVSQIQSIQSVLQSLVSYVPHVSNFAEFHYALLNSKEEISQGGKPFVFKNDLKFSNVAFSYDNREPVFKDISFTVRKGASVGIIGSSGAGKTTLADLLLRLFNPGSGKILLDGVEANEFDLDEWRRNIGYVSQDPFLLHDTIRSNIKLYDESISDERVIEALEKSYIRDLIRELPQGLDTLVGDRGMMLSVGQRQRLILARVFARNPQLLILDEATSALDNESELAVRRAIDNLRGETTLFIIAHRLSTIMNVDHLLVLDKGRIIEEGKPGDLLSRTDSFFYKMYHAGDKK; encoded by the coding sequence ATGATTCAACGATACCTAAACAGTTCTACAACAGTAAGGTTTATCTCGGAGCTACTACGTCGATTTTGGTTTCTTATCATACCGATTTTTTTAGTAACTTTTTTGGGAGCGCTTTTTGAAAGCTTTGGCATTACAATCTTGATTCCTTTTCTTTCTTCGTTAAGTGGTGTCCCTTACGAGGCTCCAAATAAGGTAATTGCTTTTTTTTATGGATTAATCTCGCGACTACAAGTAGATCAAAGTCCGCAAGTTTTATTGCTTTTAATATTTTTCTTTTTTGTAGCCAGAGCTTCCATGCTCTGGGTGGCGTCTTTTCTGCAAAACTTTTTAAGCTATAAACTCTCCATATTACTTAGACAGAACTTTCTGCTGAATGCCTACAATGCCAATTGGCTGTTTTTAATAAAACAGAAGTTCGGTCATGTTCAATACATTATGTCTCGAGATATTCCCCAGGTGATTGATTTTCTATCGCGCGGGATAGGTTTGCTTCACAGTTCCTTGCTCCTGGTTGTTTATATAGTGTTTGCTTTTATGATCTCTCCTTTAATGACTGCTGTGGCATTAGGTAGCGGTTTGGTATTTATGTTACTTTTGCGTTTTGTACTAGTCGCTATTCGTCGCTATTCAAGAAAGATTATAGAGATTGAAAAAGACTTTGTCCATTATATGTACCAACTCATGACCGGGATTAAGATGATTAAAACCGGAATTTCCAGGGTGTTTGTACAGAGACAAAGCGATAAATTTGCAACTGATTTTACCGATGCTAGTTTGCGTTTCTCGGCTCTTTATCCTTTAGGTACAATTTTTTTCCAACCGCTGGCAGTTTTAATAATTTTTATCACATTCTTTTTTTCTTACGGGAAGCCAGAGTTTAATTTTGCTGTATTCGCAGTCCTTTTATACCTAATCTATAGAGTTGTATCTCAAATCCAATCGATTCAAAGTGTTCTCCAGTCTCTTGTAAGTTACGTACCTCATGTAAGTAATTTCGCTGAATTTCACTACGCTCTTTTGAATTCCAAAGAGGAAATTTCTCAAGGAGGCAAACCTTTTGTTTTTAAGAACGATCTTAAGTTTTCAAATGTTGCTTTTTCTTACGATAATCGCGAACCTGTTTTTAAAGATATTAGCTTTACTGTTCGCAAGGGCGCGTCGGTTGGAATTATTGGTTCTTCTGGTGCAGGTAAAACCACTCTAGCTGATCTTTTGTTGCGCTTGTTTAATCCTGGTTCCGGTAAAATTCTGCTTGATGGGGTAGAAGCAAACGAATTTGATCTTGACGAATGGCGACGCAATATCGGATATGTATCACAAGATCCCTTTTTGCTACACGACACTATTAGAAGCAATATAAAGTTGTATGACGAAAGTATAAGCGACGAGCGTGTTATTGAAGCATTAGAAAAGTCCTATATAAGAGATCTAATAAGAGAACTTCCTCAAGGTTTGGACACTTTGGTCGGTGATCGTGGCATGATGTTGTCTGTCGGACAGCGCCAAAGGCTTATTTTGGCGCGTGTCTTTGCTCGCAATCCCCAACTTCTTATCCTTGACGAAGCAACTAGTGCTCTTGATAATGAGTCAGAATTAGCAGTACGTAGAGCCATTGATAATCTCCGTGGGGAAACCACTCTTTTTATAATTGCTCATCGCTTGTCAACGATTATGAATGTTGATCATCTTTTAGTTTTGGACAAAGGTCGGATTATTGAGGAGGGGAAACCGGGGGATTTGCTTTCTAGAACAGATTCTTTTTTTTATAAGATGTATCATGCAGGAGACAAAAAATAA
- the pseC gene encoding UDP-4-amino-4,6-dideoxy-N-acetyl-beta-L-altrosamine transaminase has translation MIPYGKQCLDKSDIDAVVKALKSPFLTQGPKVLEFENALAKYCGSKYAIAVSNGTAALHLAYLVAGLKEGDEVITTPNTFVATSNMLLAVGAKPVFCDIRLDTYNIDETKIEGLINKKTKAIVPVHFAGGACEMDTILKIAKKYKLKVIEDGCHALGSVYKKKPIGGIGDMTVMSFHAVKAITTGEGGAILTNSKKSYDRLLSLRSHGIHKDKKGFNVMTEMGYNYRITDIQCALGLSQLERLPYFVEKRRVIVKKYEKLIGGIKEIILPIESENVLSGWHVYVIRTVKEKDRFPLYNFLKEKGIGVNFHYPAVYSHPYYRKNGYAKTKLKNTDLYHKTAITLPIHPLLSDKDINFIAKTLKDFFKKD, from the coding sequence ATGATTCCTTACGGAAAACAATGTTTAGACAAAAGTGATATTGATGCAGTAGTTAAAGCTTTAAAATCTCCTTTTTTAACGCAGGGGCCAAAAGTTTTGGAGTTTGAAAATGCCTTAGCAAAATATTGTGGGTCCAAATACGCGATAGCTGTATCAAACGGTACGGCTGCATTACATCTCGCATACCTTGTCGCTGGTCTAAAGGAAGGGGACGAAGTTATAACAACACCTAATACTTTTGTGGCAACTTCAAATATGTTGCTTGCAGTTGGCGCCAAACCTGTCTTTTGTGACATTCGTCTTGATACTTATAATATTGATGAAACAAAAATAGAGGGTCTTATTAATAAAAAAACCAAAGCGATTGTTCCCGTTCATTTTGCTGGGGGAGCTTGTGAAATGGATACAATTTTAAAAATTGCCAAAAAGTATAAATTGAAAGTTATCGAAGACGGATGTCATGCTCTCGGTTCCGTTTATAAGAAAAAACCAATTGGTGGGATAGGGGATATGACCGTCATGAGTTTTCATGCTGTGAAAGCCATAACAACAGGTGAAGGAGGGGCTATTCTAACAAATAGTAAAAAATCATATGACCGACTTTTGTCATTACGAAGTCACGGAATCCATAAGGATAAAAAAGGTTTTAATGTTATGACAGAAATGGGGTATAACTACCGTATAACTGATATTCAGTGCGCACTAGGGTTGTCTCAATTAGAACGTCTCCCTTATTTTGTTGAAAAGAGAAGAGTGATTGTAAAAAAGTATGAGAAATTAATCGGAGGCATTAAAGAAATAATTTTACCAATTGAGTCAGAAAATGTCTTATCTGGTTGGCATGTTTATGTTATTAGAACTGTAAAAGAAAAAGATCGTTTTCCTCTTTATAATTTTTTGAAAGAAAAAGGTATTGGAGTAAATTTCCATTATCCGGCAGTTTACTCCCATCCTTATTATAGAAAAAATGGCTATGCAAAAACAAAATTAAAAAATACTGATTTATATCATAAGACAGCTATCACTCTACCCATTCACCCTTTGTTGTCTGACAAGGATATCAATTTTATAGCAAAAACATTGAAAGACTTTTTCAAAAAAGATTAG